In Paraflavitalea devenefica, the following are encoded in one genomic region:
- a CDS encoding LytR/AlgR family response regulator transcription factor — MHVLIIEDEKPAAEKLRKALLACDPAIQVLNILGSIQQAAAWLKEHPAPALIFMDIELSDGLSFRIFEKVTVNCPVVFTTAYDEYWQEAFEHNSIDYLLKPIKQVKLEAALKKYEKLKLYFSTNYQNLVNWQEKPAETNHKKRFLVKRGADYISIKTEDIAYFYAAHKLVCMVDNKGQKFILDQSLSDIEMQLDTTLFYRVNRKYLINMSAIKRIKTYPKSKLLLEVEPSLQEEIVISQENVTAFKQWMGQ; from the coding sequence ATGCACGTTTTAATCATTGAAGACGAAAAGCCCGCCGCAGAAAAACTACGAAAAGCCCTACTGGCCTGCGATCCCGCTATCCAGGTGCTGAATATATTGGGCAGTATACAACAGGCTGCCGCCTGGCTGAAAGAGCATCCTGCCCCTGCCCTCATTTTCATGGATATTGAGTTGAGTGATGGATTGTCATTCAGGATCTTTGAAAAAGTGACGGTCAATTGCCCGGTTGTTTTCACCACTGCTTATGATGAATATTGGCAGGAGGCTTTTGAACATAACAGTATTGATTATTTGTTAAAACCTATCAAACAGGTGAAGCTGGAAGCAGCCCTGAAAAAATATGAGAAGCTCAAACTGTATTTTTCAACGAACTATCAAAACCTGGTAAACTGGCAGGAAAAACCAGCGGAGACCAACCACAAAAAACGATTCCTGGTTAAGCGGGGGGCTGATTACATCAGTATCAAAACAGAAGACATTGCTTACTTCTATGCCGCCCATAAACTGGTTTGCATGGTGGATAACAAAGGGCAGAAGTTTATTCTCGATCAGTCACTGAGCGATATTGAAATGCAACTGGATACTACCCTCTTTTACCGGGTGAATCGCAAATACCTCATCAATATGAGTGCTATCAAGCGGATCAAAACTTATCCGAAAAGTAAATTATTGCTGGAGGTAGAGCCCTCTTTACAGGAAGAAATCGTGATCAGCCAGGAAAATGTCACTGCCTTCAAACAGTGGATGGGGCAATAA
- a CDS encoding YtxH domain-containing protein, translated as MKAKHIIAGMIAAAAVGALVGTLFAPDKGSETRRKIKDSADDLVNKVKKGLRKNSATGEMEVG; from the coding sequence ATGAAAGCAAAACATATTATTGCCGGGATGATTGCCGCCGCCGCTGTAGGCGCCCTCGTGGGCACATTATTTGCACCAGATAAAGGGTCAGAGACCAGGAGAAAGATTAAAGATTCTGCTGATGATCTTGTGAATAAAGTAAAGAAGGGCCTGCGTAAAAACAGCGCCACCGGCGAAATGGAAGTAGGTTAA
- a CDS encoding DUF1579 domain-containing protein, whose amino-acid sequence MKRLTVTFCSLLALAIAGCNDAATTDSAAKGDSTAVAKTDTTASTADAPTPPMDSAAMMKAWNEYMTPGEPHKLLAAQNGKWEGKITMWMTPDAPPTESKGTVVNRMILGGRYQEGKFTGTFNNMPFEGESIVGYDNAKKVFISTWIDNMGTGIMTVEGPWDPVTKSITFTGEMLDPMTGKKCKLREIMTFIDDKTQKMEMYNTMPGTKEYKSMEILYTKK is encoded by the coding sequence ATGAAACGGCTAACCGTCACTTTCTGTTCTTTGCTTGCACTGGCCATTGCCGGTTGTAATGATGCTGCTACTACCGATAGCGCTGCCAAAGGAGATTCCACTGCTGTTGCTAAAACAGATACAACAGCCTCAACGGCTGATGCGCCTACACCACCCATGGACTCAGCGGCTATGATGAAAGCCTGGAATGAATATATGACGCCGGGCGAACCGCATAAGTTATTAGCGGCCCAGAATGGAAAATGGGAAGGAAAAATAACCATGTGGATGACCCCTGATGCACCACCTACAGAAAGCAAAGGCACTGTTGTAAACCGGATGATACTGGGTGGCCGCTACCAGGAAGGAAAATTTACCGGTACTTTCAATAACATGCCCTTTGAGGGAGAGAGCATCGTCGGCTATGACAATGCCAAAAAAGTTTTTATAAGCACCTGGATCGATAACATGGGCACAGGCATCATGACAGTGGAAGGTCCCTGGGATCCAGTAACCAAAAGCATTACTTTCACTGGTGAAATGCTTGATCCTATGACTGGCAAAAAATGTAAGCTCCGTGAGATCATGACCTTTATTGATGATAAAACCCAGAAAATGGAAATGTATAATACCATGCCGGGAACAAAAGAATATAAAAGCATGGAAATCCTGTATACCAAGAAATAG
- a CDS encoding DUF1761 domain-containing protein, protein MSSINWLAVLVAGISAFVLGGVWYSPALFGKAWMKENKITMEEVQSGNKAKIFGWAFILSLIMAANLAMFLAEPKEPCPGAPVVNISWGATAGFLAGIWVFCSIAIVGLFEHKTARYIFINGGYCVIALVLMGAIIGAWR, encoded by the coding sequence ATGAGCTCAATCAACTGGCTGGCCGTACTGGTGGCTGGTATCTCCGCCTTTGTGTTAGGCGGGGTATGGTATTCTCCCGCTTTATTCGGAAAAGCCTGGATGAAAGAAAATAAAATAACGATGGAAGAAGTACAAAGTGGCAATAAAGCCAAAATATTCGGCTGGGCCTTTATTCTTTCGCTCATTATGGCAGCAAATCTTGCTATGTTCCTGGCAGAACCCAAAGAACCCTGCCCAGGCGCTCCTGTGGTGAATATTAGCTGGGGCGCCACCGCCGGCTTCCTGGCCGGCATTTGGGTCTTTTGCAGCATTGCCATCGTTGGATTGTTTGAACACAAAACGGCGCGGTACATATTTATCAATGGAGGTTATTGCGTAATAGCCCTTGTACTAATGGGTGCAATTATTGGCGCCTGGCGCTGA
- a CDS encoding sensor histidine kinase: protein MATKVPVASQVNDIGFRLILIPFFGIVIPLITGMVDHSALSNWHVKASYAYTIGLSFLIWEGNRYLLFTLRSYFNWFNHPIRKLAVLIIAVSFYTIPVSVLLLIGWYHIFKGGMVNWNVVTESSLIIMVCVVFIVHVYETFFLVKESENEMLKNAQLARAKVEAELEALKNQIDPHFIFNSLNTLSHLIEEKPQKARQFNDNLADVYRYILQNKRRELVLLREEIQFLNDYFSLLVIRFESAVQLNLSLPDNLIDQFLIPPISLQVLVENAIKHNEFSDSDPLMIDVHLQNDVLIVHNRVHKKMLRKPSSRIGLNNLDERYKLTTGKEVVVKATDEDFTVSLPVLKIA from the coding sequence ATGGCGACGAAAGTTCCGGTTGCCAGCCAGGTGAATGATATCGGCTTCCGGCTGATATTAATCCCCTTCTTTGGTATTGTCATTCCCCTGATCACCGGTATGGTAGACCATAGCGCGCTCTCCAACTGGCATGTCAAGGCCAGCTATGCCTATACCATCGGCCTGTCATTTCTTATCTGGGAAGGTAATCGTTACCTGTTGTTCACCCTGCGCAGTTACTTCAACTGGTTCAACCACCCGATACGAAAACTGGCAGTGCTTATCATTGCCGTTTCTTTTTATACTATCCCGGTTAGCGTACTGCTCTTAATAGGATGGTACCACATTTTCAAAGGCGGTATGGTCAACTGGAATGTGGTTACAGAATCAAGCCTTATCATCATGGTCTGCGTGGTTTTCATTGTGCATGTATATGAAACATTCTTCCTTGTAAAAGAGTCGGAGAATGAAATGCTAAAAAATGCGCAACTGGCCAGGGCAAAAGTGGAAGCAGAACTGGAAGCCCTGAAGAACCAGATTGACCCGCATTTTATCTTTAATTCTCTCAATACCTTATCGCACCTCATAGAAGAGAAGCCGCAAAAAGCCAGGCAGTTCAATGATAACCTAGCCGATGTATACCGGTATATTTTGCAGAATAAAAGGCGGGAACTGGTACTGTTACGGGAAGAAATCCAGTTTTTGAATGATTACTTTTCCCTGCTCGTCATCCGGTTTGAAAGTGCTGTACAGTTAAACCTTTCCCTGCCGGATAACTTGATAGACCAGTTTCTTATCCCTCCTATTTCATTGCAGGTATTGGTAGAAAATGCCATCAAGCACAATGAATTTTCAGACAGTGATCCACTGATGATAGACGTCCATTTACAAAACGATGTACTGATCGTCCATAACCGGGTACACAAAAAAATGTTGCGTAAGCCTTCTTCCCGTATCGGATTGAATAACCTCGATGAACGTTATAAACTTACTACAGGTAAAGAGGTAGTGGTAAAGGCAACCGATGAAGACTTTACCGTTTCTTTGCCTGTTTTAAAAATTGCCTGA
- a CDS encoding 1-phosphofructokinase family hexose kinase codes for MIVTITMNPAIDKSTSVEKLVPEKKLRCTAMMAEAGGGGINISKAIKELGGESLAIFPSGGINGKLIEDYLTGKQVAYKTIPIGHETRENIMVRESSTNAQYRFVMPGAELSQREVNACFHLLQQLPDKPTIIVASGSLPPGIPEDFFAQLAATAKKLGARFIADTSGKPLLLAAQEGVFLLKPNMSELCSLVGKDFLELEEVDDAARQVINKGECEAMVVSMGPAGAMWITKDGQGQVPAPVVKKQSTVGAGDSMVAGITWMLQQGKSLQEAVYFGVACGTAATMNAGTQLFKKTDVLRLYEWIKKQVAHK; via the coding sequence ATGATTGTTACGATCACGATGAACCCGGCGATTGACAAAAGCACTTCGGTAGAGAAGCTGGTACCAGAGAAAAAGCTGCGCTGCACAGCCATGATGGCGGAAGCAGGCGGAGGAGGGATCAACATCAGTAAAGCCATTAAAGAACTGGGCGGAGAATCGCTGGCCATTTTTCCCAGCGGCGGCATAAACGGAAAACTGATTGAAGATTATTTGACCGGTAAGCAGGTCGCCTATAAAACGATCCCTATTGGCCATGAAACACGCGAAAATATAATGGTACGCGAAAGCAGTACTAATGCGCAGTACCGGTTTGTGATGCCTGGGGCAGAACTTTCGCAGCGGGAAGTCAATGCCTGCTTCCATTTATTGCAGCAATTACCGGATAAGCCAACGATTATCGTCGCCAGCGGAAGCTTACCACCCGGCATACCGGAGGATTTCTTTGCTCAACTGGCGGCAACAGCCAAAAAACTGGGCGCCCGCTTTATTGCTGATACTTCGGGAAAGCCCTTATTGCTGGCGGCACAGGAAGGCGTATTTCTCTTAAAGCCCAATATGAGTGAATTGTGTAGCCTGGTAGGAAAGGACTTCCTGGAGCTGGAGGAAGTGGATGATGCAGCACGGCAAGTGATTAATAAGGGAGAATGTGAAGCGATGGTGGTTTCCATGGGGCCTGCCGGGGCCATGTGGATAACTAAGGATGGGCAGGGACAAGTTCCGGCGCCAGTGGTGAAAAAACAAAGCACGGTGGGCGCCGGTGATAGTATGGTGGCGGGAATCACCTGGATGCTGCAGCAGGGCAAGTCTTTGCAGGAGGCCGTATATTTTGGTGTTGCCTGTGGTACGGCAGCCACCATGAATGCAGGTACCCAACTGTTTAAGAAAACGGATGTGCTGCGCCTGTACGAATGGATTAAAAAACAAGTGGCCCATAAATAG
- a CDS encoding amidohydrolase family protein, with translation MQKLSFFLSFITMSAVACAQSGRGMDFEQYNPISTLVVPEHPLTRAKFPFIDVHNHQNSLRENDINRLLQDMDKLNMKVMVNLSGGTGDRLQDMTGSVRAAAPKRFIVFANINFSGIGEAGWTEKAVKQLEEDVQHGANGLKIFKSLGFSVKDKEGKRVTVDDSRLDAIWAKCGELKIPVLIHTADPKPFWDEQDEKNERWLELATHPGRKRSDTNPISWETLIGEQHHMFKKHPKTTFIAAHFGWYPNDLNKLGKLMNEMPNVVVEFGAVIAELGRQPKAARKFFEQYQDRILFGKDSWVPEEYATYFRVLETEDEYFPYHKKYHAFWRMYGIGLPDAILKKVYYKNALRIIPHIDKTQFPE, from the coding sequence ATGCAAAAATTATCCTTTTTCCTGTCTTTTATAACCATGAGTGCTGTTGCCTGTGCCCAATCGGGCCGGGGAATGGATTTTGAACAATACAATCCCATTTCTACGTTGGTGGTGCCCGAACACCCGCTTACCCGGGCCAAATTCCCTTTTATTGATGTACATAATCACCAGAACAGCCTGCGGGAGAATGATATTAACCGCCTGCTGCAGGATATGGACAAACTGAATATGAAAGTGATGGTAAACCTGAGTGGTGGTACCGGCGACCGCCTGCAGGATATGACAGGATCTGTCCGCGCTGCCGCACCCAAACGGTTTATCGTATTTGCCAATATTAACTTCTCCGGTATTGGTGAGGCGGGCTGGACAGAGAAAGCTGTAAAGCAGTTGGAGGAAGACGTACAGCATGGCGCCAATGGCCTCAAAATTTTCAAATCGCTCGGCTTTTCTGTAAAAGACAAGGAGGGAAAGCGGGTAACTGTTGATGATTCGCGGCTGGACGCCATCTGGGCGAAATGCGGTGAATTGAAAATACCTGTACTTATTCATACAGCCGATCCCAAACCTTTTTGGGATGAACAGGATGAAAAAAATGAACGCTGGCTGGAACTGGCTACCCACCCCGGCCGCAAGCGGAGTGATACCAACCCTATTTCCTGGGAAACCCTGATCGGCGAACAACACCACATGTTTAAAAAACACCCTAAAACCACTTTCATTGCTGCCCACTTCGGCTGGTACCCCAACGACCTGAACAAGCTGGGTAAGCTGATGAATGAAATGCCGAATGTGGTAGTAGAATTTGGGGCGGTCATTGCCGAACTGGGCCGTCAGCCCAAAGCTGCCCGTAAATTCTTTGAGCAATACCAGGACCGCATTTTATTTGGAAAAGATAGTTGGGTACCGGAAGAGTATGCCACTTATTTCCGGGTATTGGAAACGGAGGACGAATATTTTCCTTATCACAAAAAATACCATGCTTTCTGGCGCATGTATGGAATAGGATTACCGGATGCCATACTGAAAAAAGTGTACTATAAAAATGCCTTGCGGATCATTCCCCATATAGACAAAACACAATTCCCCGAATAA
- a CDS encoding DUF5606 family protein: MEYGKIIAVTGLPGLYELVSSKSDGAIVRSLDDKSTRFVSSRVHNFSHLESIEIYTVRDNVNLADIFQAMQGSSEKLPDGKDNNALKKYFEKVYPDLDFERVYASDMKKMVKWLGILDANNVEIKLRELTEEPAEEAVAEAQKPEPVAEEPAKAPAKKAATKAAAKKEKPAEEKAEAAEKPKKKAAPKAKKEEADEEPAKKKAAPAKKAKK, from the coding sequence ATGGAATATGGAAAAATCATAGCGGTAACAGGGTTACCGGGATTGTACGAGTTAGTAAGCAGTAAAAGCGATGGTGCTATTGTCCGTTCACTGGATGATAAATCCACCCGGTTTGTGTCCAGCCGGGTACATAATTTCTCCCATTTGGAAAGCATTGAGATATATACCGTACGCGATAATGTGAACCTGGCAGATATTTTCCAGGCTATGCAGGGCAGCTCAGAGAAATTGCCCGACGGTAAGGATAATAATGCCCTGAAAAAGTATTTTGAGAAAGTATACCCCGACCTGGATTTTGAGCGGGTGTACGCCAGTGATATGAAGAAAATGGTGAAATGGTTGGGCATTCTGGACGCTAACAACGTGGAAATCAAGCTTCGTGAGCTTACTGAAGAGCCCGCCGAAGAAGCAGTAGCCGAGGCCCAAAAGCCCGAACCAGTAGCAGAAGAGCCGGCTAAAGCGCCGGCTAAGAAAGCGGCTACCAAGGCAGCCGCTAAAAAAGAAAAGCCAGCAGAGGAAAAAGCAGAGGCAGCAGAAAAACCCAAGAAAAAAGCAGCCCCTAAGGCTAAAAAAGAGGAAGCAGACGAAGAGCCTGCCAAAAAGAAGGCTGCGCCGGCGAAAAAGGCTAAAAAATAG
- a CDS encoding M3 family oligoendopeptidase, which yields MSYSADIKKLPRHFLPADYTVTDWKNLEPYFKELLERPIGNYGELEKWLLDMSELEAVVSEDACWRQIKMTCDTENKSLEEAFVFFVTELQPQIQVYADKLNRKLVENPYTAQLDKQKYFTYLRGVRKSIELFREKNIPLQSELSVLQQQYGVISGKMTVEVNGQEYTLQQAAKLLESPDRTLRETVYRKVNERRIQDKDALNELYSKLIEKRHQVANNAGFDNYRDYKFKELGRFDYTKEDCYQFHEAVKQHVLPLVNTIYKRKKEKLGLDTLKPWDLEAQPDGIKPLTPFKTGDELLEKSILCFEQVRPFFADCLRKMNEMKRFDLDSRKGKAPGGYNCPLAETGAPFIFMNAAGQMSDVTTMVHEGGHAVHSFLAHPLELSAFKEYPMEIAEVASMAMELFSMDAWEVFFDNKEDLLRAKEHQLERVITIFPWIATIDKFQHWVYEHPGHTEAERATRWMEILNEFSSDVIDFNGLDNYRTYSWQRQLHLFEVPLYYIEYGIAQLGAIGLWMQFRKNKDAALDNYIRSLSLGGTKTLPELYRAAGLEFNFSPERIKILMKFVQDEMEAIKR from the coding sequence ATGAGCTACAGTGCAGATATTAAGAAACTACCCCGGCATTTTTTACCGGCAGATTATACAGTAACAGACTGGAAAAACCTGGAACCTTATTTTAAAGAACTCCTGGAGCGTCCCATTGGCAATTACGGGGAACTGGAAAAATGGCTGCTGGACATGAGCGAGCTGGAAGCGGTGGTGAGTGAAGATGCCTGCTGGCGGCAAATAAAGATGACCTGCGATACAGAAAATAAGTCCCTCGAAGAGGCATTCGTATTTTTTGTCACCGAATTACAACCGCAGATACAGGTATATGCCGATAAGCTGAACCGGAAACTGGTGGAAAACCCTTATACAGCCCAACTGGACAAGCAAAAGTATTTCACCTACCTGCGCGGTGTGCGGAAAAGCATTGAGCTGTTCCGTGAAAAGAACATTCCCCTGCAATCGGAATTAAGCGTGCTGCAACAACAATATGGTGTGATCTCGGGTAAGATGACGGTAGAGGTGAATGGACAGGAGTATACTTTACAACAAGCCGCCAAATTACTGGAAAGTCCCGACCGCACCTTGCGTGAAACAGTGTACAGGAAAGTAAATGAAAGAAGGATACAGGATAAGGACGCTTTAAATGAATTGTACAGCAAGCTCATTGAAAAACGACACCAGGTAGCAAATAATGCCGGATTTGATAATTACCGGGATTATAAGTTCAAGGAACTGGGGCGTTTTGATTATACAAAAGAAGATTGTTACCAGTTTCATGAAGCCGTTAAACAGCATGTACTTCCGCTGGTCAATACTATTTACAAAAGGAAAAAAGAGAAACTCGGCCTTGATACCCTGAAGCCCTGGGACCTGGAAGCCCAGCCCGACGGTATTAAGCCATTAACGCCGTTCAAAACAGGAGATGAATTGCTGGAAAAAAGCATCCTTTGTTTTGAGCAAGTGCGCCCATTTTTTGCAGATTGCCTGCGAAAAATGAATGAAATGAAACGGTTCGACCTGGATAGCCGGAAGGGCAAAGCACCAGGCGGTTACAATTGCCCGCTAGCCGAAACAGGCGCTCCTTTTATATTCATGAATGCGGCAGGCCAAATGAGCGATGTTACAACAATGGTTCATGAAGGCGGGCATGCTGTCCATTCATTCCTGGCACATCCGCTGGAACTAAGTGCTTTCAAGGAATACCCGATGGAGATAGCCGAAGTGGCCAGTATGGCTATGGAATTGTTCAGCATGGATGCATGGGAAGTCTTTTTTGACAATAAGGAAGACCTATTACGGGCCAAAGAACATCAACTGGAACGTGTAATTACGATATTTCCCTGGATTGCTACGATAGATAAATTCCAACATTGGGTATATGAACATCCTGGACACACGGAAGCGGAAAGGGCTACGCGTTGGATGGAGATCCTGAACGAGTTCTCTTCGGATGTAATCGATTTCAATGGACTGGATAATTACCGCACCTATAGCTGGCAGCGGCAGTTACATTTATTTGAAGTTCCGCTGTATTATATCGAATACGGCATTGCTCAATTGGGCGCCATTGGATTATGGATGCAATTCAGAAAAAATAAAGATGCAGCGTTAGACAACTATATACGGTCTTTAAGCCTGGGCGGTACCAAAACACTCCCGGAGTTGTATAGAGCAGCGGGGCTCGAGTTTAATTTTTCGCCGGAGCGTATTAAAATTCTGATGAAGTTTGTGCAGGATGAAATGGAGGCGATAAAACGTTGA
- a CDS encoding DsbA family protein: MITIYYCYDAYCGWCYGFSPVIKRIAQEYQDRIFFEVLSGGMIITDQPRPIGAMAGYIRQAYKVVEERTGLLFGSDFLWHINNPDDSDWFPSSEKPAIALCVFKEYYPEKQVAFAADLQYALNYEGRDLCDDEAYRHLLEKYQIPAQDFYVSLHSELYKEKAYYEFALCKQLQVTGFPAVLLQASESKFYLLARGFTDYEALKARIGTVLQEITQTS; this comes from the coding sequence ATGATCACAATCTATTATTGTTACGATGCCTATTGCGGATGGTGTTATGGTTTCAGCCCTGTTATTAAACGTATCGCCCAGGAATATCAGGACAGGATCTTTTTTGAAGTGCTTTCCGGTGGGATGATCATCACTGATCAGCCCCGGCCTATTGGCGCTATGGCAGGTTATATACGCCAGGCTTATAAAGTGGTAGAAGAACGCACAGGCCTCCTGTTTGGGTCCGACTTTCTCTGGCATATCAACAATCCCGATGATAGCGACTGGTTTCCCAGTTCCGAAAAGCCGGCTATCGCCTTATGCGTTTTCAAAGAATACTACCCGGAAAAGCAGGTAGCCTTTGCCGCCGATCTTCAATATGCCCTGAATTATGAGGGCCGGGACCTTTGTGATGATGAAGCCTACCGGCACCTGCTCGAAAAATACCAAATCCCGGCACAGGATTTTTATGTTTCCCTGCACAGTGAACTCTATAAAGAGAAGGCCTATTATGAGTTTGCGTTGTGCAAGCAACTACAGGTAACCGGGTTTCCGGCTGTATTGCTGCAGGCATCAGAATCCAAATTCTATCTGCTGGCAAGGGGCTTTACAGACTACGAGGCCTTAAAAGCACGAATAGGCACTGTATTACAGGAGATTACACAAACTTCCTAA
- a CDS encoding Fur family transcriptional regulator, with the protein MDSQIDHILKRSQLSVTGSRKKILELFLATNGGALAHGDIEKRTGEKFDRVTVYRTLQTFLEKGIIHSIPTADNSVRYAMCKDTCAGGHHHDNHVHFVCSVCGNTTCLDDVMVPEVKLPKGFQPEQWQMVVTGVCKDCQ; encoded by the coding sequence ATGGATTCACAGATTGATCATATCTTAAAGCGTAGTCAGCTAAGCGTCACCGGTAGCCGCAAAAAGATACTGGAGTTATTTTTGGCAACAAACGGTGGTGCGCTTGCTCATGGTGATATTGAAAAAAGGACCGGTGAAAAATTTGACCGTGTAACGGTGTACCGTACCCTGCAAACGTTCCTTGAAAAAGGGATCATTCACAGTATTCCGACCGCGGACAATTCTGTGCGTTATGCCATGTGTAAAGACACTTGCGCCGGCGGACATCACCATGACAATCACGTACATTTTGTATGCAGCGTTTGCGGAAATACTACCTGCCTGGACGATGTAATGGTTCCTGAAGTAAAATTACCTAAGGGATTTCAGCCGGAGCAATGGCAGATGGTGGTAACGGGTGTGTGTAAGGACTGCCAATAG